Proteins encoded together in one Mycobacterium sp. MS1601 window:
- a CDS encoding class I SAM-dependent methyltransferase gives MSSTLWSAGRYEAVAQQIAPIAEQVVATLDAKSGLAGSTVVDLACGTGSAAIAAARKGATVTALDITPELVALGEQKADAVGVSVDWRTGDASDTGLPAGSFDAAVSNMGIIFVEPGSQVAELARLLKSGGVLAFSSWVRDSVNPFFDPIVATLGAPPARGYSPDQWGDQAVAGQRLAADFDEVSFQLGKHPWRFESQAAALAFVTDESPMHVDIFSRLDADKSAALRTAFSDALETQTGADGSVAFDASYVVVTARRR, from the coding sequence ATGTCATCGACCCTCTGGTCAGCCGGCCGCTACGAAGCCGTGGCCCAGCAGATAGCTCCCATCGCCGAGCAGGTGGTGGCCACCCTCGATGCGAAGTCAGGTCTGGCCGGAAGCACCGTCGTGGACCTGGCATGCGGCACCGGCAGCGCCGCCATCGCCGCAGCCCGCAAGGGCGCGACAGTCACCGCACTCGACATCACTCCTGAGCTCGTTGCTCTGGGTGAGCAGAAGGCAGACGCCGTAGGGGTGAGCGTGGACTGGCGCACCGGCGACGCGTCAGACACTGGGCTACCGGCCGGGTCCTTCGATGCAGCGGTGTCGAACATGGGCATCATCTTCGTGGAGCCGGGCAGCCAGGTGGCCGAGCTGGCCCGTCTGCTGAAATCCGGTGGTGTACTGGCATTTTCCTCCTGGGTACGCGATAGCGTGAACCCGTTTTTCGACCCCATCGTGGCGACGCTGGGTGCTCCACCCGCGCGTGGGTACTCCCCGGACCAGTGGGGTGATCAGGCTGTCGCCGGGCAACGTCTGGCAGCCGACTTCGACGAGGTGAGCTTCCAGCTGGGCAAGCACCCCTGGCGGTTCGAATCACAAGCCGCGGCACTGGCATTCGTCACCGACGAGTCACCCATGCACGTCGACATCTTCAGCCGTCTCGACGCCGACAAGTCAGCCGCGTTGCGAACGGCGTTCAGTGACGCGCTGGAAACTCAGACCGGCGCCGACGGATCGGTTGCCTTCGACGCGTCCTACGTGGTGGTGACCGCCAGGCGACGGTGA